CCGTCCCGAAACCCCTGGTGGGCCCAGACCTCTCCGAGTGCGCCAAGGCGGGCCGGGCTGTGGTGATGGAGTACGTCGGCAGCGAGGACGGTCCGGCGCTGCGGCTTTCCGACGCGCGCCTCACGCCTCACGAGGCCCGCAGCGCCTGGGAACAGAGTTTGAATATCATCGCGGCCCTGCTGCGGCTGGGCCGCGTCCACGGGGATTACAGCACCTACAACCTGCTGTGGTGGGAAGGAACAGTGATCGTGATCGATTTGCCTCAGATGGTCCTGCGCGAGGAAAGTCGCGCCTTTGACACGCTGCTCGAACGCGACGTGCGCTCGCTGACCCAGTCCTTTTCACGGCTGGGCCTGCGTGAATCTCCCGAAAACGCCCTGCGTGAAGTGCGCAAACGCGCCCGCAGCGTTCCGCAGACCTCCCTGCAGCTTCCCTGACCGACGCTGGACGCCACGTTCGTCCGCTGCACCTTGAAAGGCCCCATGAATTTTATTCACACCTGTCCTGATCCGCCCCGCTGCCGCGAAGCCCGTGGACCACCTCGCCTGGCCCGATATGCTCTTGGGCATGCGTGTTCTGGAAACCTGTCTGTACGTGAATGACCTGGAGCAGGCGGAAGCCTTTTACGTGGGCGTGCTGGGCTTTGCCGTGCAGGGCAAGGTCACGGGCCGTCACCTGTTTTTATACGCCGAGGGTGCCATGCTGTTGCTGTTCGATCCTGCGGCAAGTGCGATGGTGGGCCGTACCCCGGCCCACGCGGGCGCGAGTGGTGGTCACGTGTGCTTCGAGGTGCAAAGTGCAGAGCAGGACGTCTGGC
The Deinococcus peraridilitoris DSM 19664 genome window above contains:
- a CDS encoding VOC family protein — translated: MRVLETCLYVNDLEQAEAFYVGVLGFAVQGKVTGRHLFLYAEGAMLLLFDPAASAMVGRTPAHAGASGGHVCFEVQSAEQDVWQDKLERAGVSVTRYRWDDRGESLYFRDPSGNLLELAPARIWGLSQMH